A single region of the Dunckerocampus dactyliophorus isolate RoL2022-P2 chromosome 3, RoL_Ddac_1.1, whole genome shotgun sequence genome encodes:
- the LOC129179090 gene encoding zinc finger protein OZF-like, which translates to MCKVQMLRALVDQRLTAAVEEIFVVLERTIAEYEEELSRTKEENERQRQLLDALFKKHQVVLHRADVSEEDVPPEQQEWSSRAKQEQPQPPHIKEEEEAHSISQEGENLEGQEEFPVIGVPMKCEDDEEKGECKEKREVEPPSSSSTQHMTTEADGDHCGGSQEDNLLAPLSDSDDTTSHSPDTDDEGSKADMTCHTDNTHFKCSHCGKTFNRRSYLKTHMRTHTGEKPFVCSVCGKRFFLKAKLKAHTIIHTGEKSLYCSVCGKGFRLNQDLKRHMRTHTGEKTYSCSVCAMSFVHNQNLKRHMRTHTGEKPYSCSVCRVGFVLNQNLKRHMRTHTGEKPYSCSVCGIGFVQNQNLKRHMTTHTGEKTYSCSVCGMGFGQNYSLKRHMIIHTGEKPYACSVCSIGFIQYQNLKVHMRRHTGEKVFSCSMCGERFSYKYQLNNHTCAGKNSSSK; encoded by the exons atgtgtaaagtgcaaatgctgagagcgttggtggatcagcgactaactgcggctgttgaagaaatatttgtagtgttggaaagaacgatagcagagtacgaggaggaactttctcgaacaaaagaggagaacgagcgacaacgtcaactactggacgctCTTTTCAAGAAGCATCAAGTTGTATTACACAGAGCAG atgtcAGTGAAGAAGATGTTCCACCTGAACAACAGGAGTGGAGCTCCAGGGCGAAGCAGGAGcagccacagcccccccacattaaagaggaagaggaggctcacagcatcagtcaggagggagaaAATCTTGAAGGACaggaggagttcccagtgattggtgtcCCTATGAAGTGTGAAGATGACGAGGAGAAAGGTGAATGTAaagagaagagagaggtggagcctccaagcagcagctcaactcaacacatgacaacagaagctgatggagaccactgtggaggatcacaagaagacaacctcttagctccactatcagatagtgacgacacaacgtcacactctcctgacactgatgatgaaggctctaaagctgatatgacatgtcacactgacaacacacactttaaatgctctcactgTGGCAAAACTTTTAATCGCCGCAGTTAtctgaaaacacacatgagaactcacacaggagagaaaccatttGTATGCTCGGtctgtggtaaaagattcttcttaaaggcaaaattgaaagcacacacaataatacacactggagagaaatcTTTGtactgttcagtgtgtggtaaggGATTTAGACTAAATCAAgatttgaaaagacacatgagaacacatacTGGAGAAAAAACATATTCGTGTTCAGTGTGTGCTATGAGTTTTGTACACAATCAAAacttgaaaagacacatgagaacacacactggagaaaaaccatattctTGTTCAGTGTGTCGTGTAGGTTTTGTACTAAATCAAAacttgaaaagacacatgagaacacacactggagagaaaccatattcctgttcagtgtgtggtatagGTTTTGTACAAAATCAAAATTTGAAAAGACATATGACAACacacactggggaaaaaacatattcctgttcagtgtgtggtatgggttttggacaaaattattctttgaaaagacacatgatcATACatactggagaaaaaccatatgCCTGTTCAGTGTGCAGTATTGGTTTTATACAATACCAAAATTTGAAAGtacacatgagaagacacactggagagaaagtgTTTAGTTGCAGTATGTGTGGTGAAAGATTCTCTTATAAGTACCAGCTTAACAATCACACGTGTGCTGGTaagaacagcagcagtaaatga
- the LOC129179098 gene encoding oocyte zinc finger protein XlCOF8.4-like translates to MCKVRMLRALVNQRLAVAVEEIFVVLERTIAEYDEELSRTKEENQRQRQLLDAVFKKHEVVLHRADISEQQGWSSSVEQEGPQPPHIKEEEEPQPLHIKEEEEGHCISQEGEHLEGLEEFPVIVVPVKSEDDEGKDESEEKREVEPPSSSSTQHMTTEADGDHCGVSQADNLLAPLSDSDDTTSHSPDTDDEGSKADMTCHTDNTHFKCSHCDKTFKYHSHLKMHMRSHTGEKPFKCSVCGKRYSRKLSLTEHTRIHTGEKPFPCSVCGIGFRLNQDLQIHLRTHTGENPFSCSICGKRFSRKSNLTAHTKVHTEEKTFICSVCGKGFSQNQYLKIHMKRHAPEKPYSCSVCGKGYAKKDDSEIHIRTHTSMKMFRCRVCDERFSYQFQLHNHKCAGENSSSK, encoded by the exons atgtgtaaagtacgaatgctgagagcgttggtgaaTCAGCGACTGGCTGTggctgttgaagaaatatttgtagtgttggaaagaacgatagcagagtacgacgaggaactttctcgaacaaaagaggagaaccagcgacaacgtcaactactggacgctgttttcaagaagcATGAAGTTGTGTTACACAGAGCAG acatcaGTGAGCAGCAGGGGTGGAGCTCCAGCGTGGAGCAAGAGGggccacagcccccccacattaaagaagaggaggagccacagcccctacacattaaagaggaagaggagggtcactgcatcagtcaggagggagagcatcttgaaggattggaggagttcccagtgattgttgtccctgtgaagagtgaagacgATGAAGGCAAAgatgaaagtgaggagaagagagaggtggagcctccaagcagcagctcaactcaacacatgacaacagaagctgatggagaccactgtggagtatcacaagcagacaacctcttagctccactatcagatagtgacgacacaacgtcacactctcctgacactgatgatgaaggctctaaagctgatatgacatgtcacactgacaacacacactttaaatgctctcactgTGACAAAACATTTAAGTACCATAGTcatttgaaaatgcacatgagaagccacaccggagagaaaccattcaagtgctcagtttgtggcaaaAGATACTCTCGGAAGCTAAGTTTGACAGAACATACTAGAATACatactggagagaaaccttttccctgTTCAGTATGTGGTATAGGATTTAGACTAAATCAAGATTTGCAAATACAtttgagaacacacactggagagaaccctttttcctgttcaatctgtggtaaaagattctctcgaAAGTCAAATTTGACAGCACACACCAAAGTACACACTGAGGAGAAAACTTTtatctgttcagtgtgtggtaaaggttttTCCCAAAATCAGTatttgaaaatacacatgaaaAGACATGCTccagaaaaaccatattcctgttcagtgtgtggtaaaggttATGCAAAAAAAGATGATTCGGAAATTCACATCAGAACACACACTAGTATGAAAATGTTTAGGTGCAGAGTGTGTGACGAAAGATTCTCTTATCAGTTCCAGCTTCACAATCACAAGTGCGctggtgagaacagcagcagtaaatga
- the LOC129179083 gene encoding gastrula zinc finger protein XlCGF57.1-like, with product MCERTTSEYEGELSPTKEENEGQRQLLDAVFKKRQIVLHRADVSIEDHRPEQQQWSSIVEQGEPQALHLEEEKDEPQPPNMKEEEEEPQPPDIKKEEDSQPLHVKEEDEAPQPPHVKEKEEDHSISQEGEHLEGQEEFPVIGVSVKSEDDEDKGESEEKREVELPSSSSTQHMTTEADGDHCGGSQADNLLAPLSDSDDTTSHSPDTDDEDSKADMTCHTDNTHLKCCRCGKTFVKRGNLKVHMRSHTGEKPFSCSVCGKGFKVNKEVKIHMIKHTGENPFTCSICGKGFSVKANFKTHTRIHTEEKPFVCSVCGKGFVQNYNLKMHMRTHTGEKPYSCSECGIGFSRSDNLKMHMRTHSKEKPYSCLECGVGFARKGTLKMHMMTHNEEKTYSCSECGVGFARKGILKMHMMTHTGEKPYSCSECGICFARKGTLKIHMRTHIGEKIYSCSVCGICFVGKYELKKHMRTHTGEKPYSCPVCGVGFSQKCNLKMHVMTHTGEKPYSCSVCGIGFSRKGNLKMHIRKHTGEKPYSCSVCGVVFSRKGHLNMHTRTHTGEKPYSCSVCGVGFAQKVELQRHMSRHTGKKPYSCSVCGMGFVQKEHLKRHMRTHTGEKVFSCCVCGERFSYKYQLNNHKCAGENCSIK from the exons ATGTGCGAAAGAACGACATCGGAGTACGAGGGGGAACTTTCtccaacaaaagaggagaacgagggacaacgtcaactactggacgctgttttcaagaagcGTCAAATTGTGTTACACAGAGCAG ATGTCAGCATAGAAGATCATCGCCCTGAGCAGCAGCAGTGGAGCTCCATCGTGGAGCAAGGGGAGCCACAGGCCCTGCATCTTGAAGAGGAAAAGGATGAGCCACAGCCCCCTAAcatgaaagaggaggaggaggagccacagcccccagacattaaaaaggaagaggaCTCACAGCCCCtccatgttaaagaggaagatgaggctCCACAGCCCCCTCATGTTaaagagaaagaggaggatcacagcatcagtcaggagggagagcatcttgaaggacaggaggagttcccagtgattggtgtctctgtgaagagtgaagatgatgaagacaaaggtgaaagtgaggagaagagagaggtggagcttccaagcagcagctcaactcaacacatgacaacagaagctgatggagaccactgtggaggatcacaagcagacaacctcttagctccactatcagacagtgacgacacaacgtcacactctcctgacactgatgatgaagactctaaagctgatatgacatgtcacactgacaacacacacttgaAATGCTGTCGGTGTGGCAAAACATTTGTTAAGAGGGGAAATCTGAAAGTACACATGAGAagtcacacaggagaaaaacctttttcctgttctGTTTGTGGTAAAGGATTTAAAGTAAACAAAGAAGTGAAAATCCACATGATaaaacacactggagagaacCCATTTACCTGTTCGATCTGTGGTAAAGGTTTCTCTGTAAAGGcaaatttcaaaacacataCAAGAATACACACAGAAGAGAAACCTTTTgtctgttcagtgtgtggtaaaggttttgtacaaaattacaatttgaaaatgcacatgagaacacacactggagaaaaaccatattcctgttcagAGTGTGGTATAGGTTTTTCACGAAGCGATAATTTGAAAatgcacatgagaacacacagtaaagaaaaaccatattcctgtttAGAGTGTGGCGTAGGTTTTGCACGAAAAGGTACTTTGAAAATGCACATGATGACACacaatgaagaaaaaacatattcCTGTTCAGAGTGTGGTGTAGGTTTTGCACGAAAAGgtattttgaaaatgcacatgatgacacacactggagaaaagccATATTCCTGTTCAGAGTGTGGTATATGTTTTGCACGGAAAGGTACTTTGAAAattcacatgagaacacacattggagaaaaaatatattcttgttcagtgtgtggtatttGTTTTGTCGGAAAGTATGAATTGAAGaagcacatgagaacgcacactggagaaaaaccatattcctgtCCAGTGTGTGGTGTAGGTTTTtcgcaaaaatgtaatttgaaaATGCACGTGATGACACATACTGGAGAAAAGccatattcctgttcagtgtgtggtatagGTTTTTCACGAAAAGGTAATTTGAAAATGCACATAAGaaaacacactggagaaaagccATATTCCTGCTCAGTGTGTGGTGTCGTTTTTTCAAGAAAAGGtcatttgaacatgcacacaagaacacacactggagaaaagccatattcctgttcagtgtgtggtgtaGGTTTTGCGCAAAAGGTTGAATTGCAAAGACACATGAGCAGACACACGGGAAaaaaaccatattcctgttcagtgtgtggtatgggttttgtacaaaaagaacatttgaaaagacacatgagaacacacactggtgagaaagtgtttAGTTGCTGTGTTTGTGGTGAAAGATTCTCTTATAAGTACCAGCttaacaatcacaagtgtgctggtgagaacTGCAGCATTAAATGA
- the LOC129179086 gene encoding gastrula zinc finger protein XlCGF57.1-like: protein MEDEVSCPPHIKEEEEEPHPLHLKEEEEELEPAYLKDEEREQQPPYLKDEEEEPHTPHIKEEEEKRNISQEGEHLEGLEEFPVIGVPVKSEDEEDKGESEEKREVEPPSSSSTQHMTTEADGDHCGGSQADNLLAPLSDSDDTTSHSPDTDDEDSKDDMTCHTDNTHFKCSHCGKTLKNRFNLKTHIRSHTCEKTFLCSVCGKGFSRKQGLTVHTRSHSGEKPFSCSVCGKGFARKSVLKLHVRKHTGEKPYSCSVCGKGFASKGDLKKHMRTHTGEKPYSCSVCGTTFAQKSNLTIHLRRHTGEKPYSCSVCGKGFAYKSDFKNHMTTHTGEEPYSCSVCGQSFAQKFNLTTHLRRHTGEKPYSCSVCGKGFASKGDLKKHTRTHSGEKPYSCSVCGVGFAQKFNLTIHLRRHTGEKPYSCSVCGKCFAYKCNLKTHMTIHSGEEPSCSVCGVGFSHTQSLKRHMRRHTGEKVFSCSVCGERFSYKYQLNNHKCTGENSSSK, encoded by the coding sequence ATGGAGGATGAGGTGTCATGCCCCcctcacattaaagaggaagaggaggagccacatcCTCTCCAccttaaagaggaagaggaggagctggaGCCCGCCTACCTTAAGGACGAAGAGAGGGAGCAACAGCCCCCCTACCTtaaagatgaagaggaggagccacataccccccacattaaagaggaagaggagaagcgcaacatcagtcaggagggagagcatcttgaaggattggaggagttcccagtgattggtgtccctgtgaagagtgaagatgaagaagacaaaggtgaaagtgaggagaagagagaggtggagcctccaagcagcagctcaactcaacacatgacaacagaagctgatggagaccactgtggaggatcacaagcagacaacctcttagctccactatcagatagtgacgacacaacgtcacactctcctgacactgatgatgaagactctaaagatgatatgacatgtcacactgacaacacacactttaaatgctctcactgtggcaaaactttaaaaaaccGTTTTAATCTAAAAACACACATTAGAAGTCACACATGTGAAAAAACATTCTTGTGCTCTGTTTGTGGTAAAGGATTCTCTCGAAAGCAAGGTTTGACAGTACATACCAGGTCGCACagcggagagaaacctttttcctgttcagtgtgtggtaaaggttttGCACGAAAAAGTGTTTTGAAGTTACATGTGAGAAAacacactggggaaaaaccatattcctgttccgtgtgtggtaaaggttttGCATCTAAAGGTgatttgaaaaaacacatgagaacacacactggagaaaaaccgtATTCCTGTTCGGTGTGTGGCACAACTTTTGCACAAAAGTCTAATTTGACAATACACCTGAGAAGACACACcggagaaaaaccatattcctgttcagtgtgtggtaaaggatTTGCATATAAAAGTGATTTTAAAAAccacatgacaacacacactggagaggaaccatattcctgttcagtgtgtggccaAAGTTTTGCCCAAAAATTTAATTTGACAACACACCTGAGAaggcacactggagaaaaaccgtattcctgttcagtgtgtggtaaaggttttGCATCTAAAGGTGATTTGAAAAAACACACGAGAACACACTCTGGAGAGAAACCATACTCCTGTTCTGTGTGTGGCGTAGGTTTTGCACAAAAATTTAATTTGACAATACACCTAAgaagacacactggagaaaaaccatattcctgctcagtgtgtggtaaatgttttgcatataaatgtaatttgAAAACCCACATGACAATACACAGTGGAGAGGAACcctcctgttcagtgtgtggtgtgGGATTTAGCCACACTCAAtctttgaaaagacacatgagaagacacactggagagaaagtgtttagttgcagtgtgtgtggtgaaagattctcttataagtaccagcttaacaatcacaagtgtactggtgagaacagcagcagtaaatga
- the LOC129179084 gene encoding zinc finger protein OZF-like, with amino-acid sequence MWKVQMLRALVDQRLTAAVEEIFVVLDRTIAEYEEELSRAKEENERQRQLLDAVFKKHQVVLHRADVSEEDVPPEQQEWSSRAKQEQPQPPHIKEEEEAHSISQEGENLEGQEEFPVIGVPVKSEDDEDKGESEEKREVEPPSSSSTQHMTTEADGDHCGGSQADNLLAPLSDSDDTTSHSPDTDDEDSKADMTCHTDNTHFTCSYCGKTFNCRSYLKKHMRTHTGEKPFVCSGCGKRFFLKAKLKAHAIIHTGEKPLYCSACGKGFRLNRDLKRHMRTHTGEKTYSCSVCGKGFRLNQDLKRHTRTHTGEKPYSCSVCAMSFVQNQNLKRHMRTHTGEKPYSCSVCHVGFAQTQHLKRHMTTHTGEKPYSCSVCGISFGQNQYLKVHMRIHTGEKPYSCSVCAQGFARNAALQKHMSTHTGEKPYSCSVCGMNFLQTQHLKRHMRKHTGKKTYSCSVCGIGFAQKGGLKLHMRKHTDDEVFRCSVCDERFSYKYQLNNHKCAGENSSSK; translated from the exons atgtggaaagtacaaatgctgagagcgttggtggatcagcgactaactgcggctgttgaagaaatatttgtagtgttggacagaacgatagcagagtacgaaGAGGAACTTTCTAGagcaaaagaggagaacgagcgacaacgtcaactactggacgctgttttcaagaagcATCAAGTTGTGTTACACAGAGCAG acgtcagtGAAGAAGATGTTCCACCTGAGCAACAGGAGTGGAGCTCCAGGGCGAAGCAGGAGcagccacagcccccccacattaaagaggaagaggaggctcacagcatcagtcaggagggagaaAATCTTGAAGGACaggaggagttcccagtgattggtgtccccgtgaagagtgaagatgatgaagacaaaggtgaaagtgaagagaagagagaggtggagcctccaagcagcagctcaactcaacacatgacaacagaagctgatggagaccactgtggaggatcacaagcagacaacctcttagctccactatcagatagtgacgacacaacgtcacactctcctgacactgatgatgaagactctaaagctgatatgacatgtcacactgacaacacacactttacaTGCTCTTACTGTGGCAAAACATTTAATTGCCGCAGTTAtctgaaaaaacacatgagaactcacacaggagagaaaccatttGTATGCTCAGgctgtggtaaaagattcttcTTAAAGGCAAAATTGAAAGCACACGCaataatacacactggagagaaacctttgtACTGTTCAGCGTGTGGTAAGGGATTTAGACTAAATCGAgatttgaaaagacacatgagaacacacactggagaaaaaacatattcctgttcagtgtgcggTAAGGGATTTAGACTAAATCAAGATTTGAAAAGACAcacgagaacacacactggagaaaaaccatattcctgCTCAGTGTGTGCTATGAGTTTTGTACAAAATCAAAacttgaaaagacacatgagaacacacactggagaaaaaccatacTCCTGTTCAGTGTGTCATGTAGGTTTTGCACAAACTCAACATTTGAAAAGACATAtgacaacacacactggagaaaaaccatattcctgttcagtgtgtggtataaGTTTTGGACAAAATCAATATTTGAAAGTGCACATGAGAATACatactggagaaaaaccatactcctgttcagtgtgtgctCAAGGTTTTGCACGAAATGCTGCATTGCAAAAGCACATGAgtacacacactggagaaaaaccatactcctgttcagtgtgtggtatgaATTTTTTACAAACTCAacatttgaaaagacacatgagaaaacacaccggaaaaaaaacatactcctgttcagtgtgtggtattgGTTTTGCACAAAAAGGTGGTTTGAAACTACACATGAGGAaacacactgatgatgaagtgtttaggtgcagtgtgtgtgatgaaagattctcttataagtaccagcttaacaatcacaagtgtgctggtgagaacagcagcagtaaatga